The nucleotide window AGAGTAATCTGGTTTGACACGACCGATAGCACCGGGACTACGCAGTTTAATATTATGCCGTTCGTAGACAGATATTACAAAGGACAGCTTTTGCGGAATAGATCATTATACGAAAAAGCTTTTTACGGGCACAGAATTTTTACTGACTATTACCATGAAAGATTTGGGATAGAAGATGATCGAGCGGCCGGAGGGCAGGCAGATCTGACGGAGGCAACAGCCACAACACTCAAAAAGGAATATGCAGCCAAGCTGTACCTTTCGTGGAGCAGCGCCATGAATGAATGGGGCAGCTATAATTATACATATGGCGGCTTACTCGCAAAGATCAAATGCCATTTGCCATTTGAAATGCCTTATCGCGTCAAATTTGTCAAACCGGATAAGAGGCGCAGCAACGATGTTCTTGGCAGGATCGGATTGGCGCATAAGCGGGATACCGTTCGGTATCAGCGAGAGCTAATAACAAAGGCACTGGATAAAAACTTCAAAACAAATACGGCAAAAATATCAAGGAAGGAATATCTTAGGGAAATAAAAAATTCTAAGATAGGCGTTAGCCCTTTCGGACTTGGCGAGATAAGCTGCCGCGACTTTGAGGTCATCATAAACGGCGCGCTACTTTATAAACAGGACATGTCGCATCTTGAGACATGGCCGCCTTTATATAAGGACGAGAAGACATACGTGAGTTTTGCCTGGGACCTTTCGGATTTTGAGTATAAATTGAGAACACTTCTGAAAGACGAGGATAGGATAATAAGGATAAGCAAAGAGTCCCAGCGGACTTACGAATATTATCTATACGGCGACGGCAGGTTGGAGTTTTGTGATAAAGTGATGGACATTCTGAAATAGACACAAGAGATTTTATGAAGATAGGATATTTAATATCAAGTTATCTACCCAAAATAGGCGGCGCTGAGGCCTTTACGCACAACATGGCTACGGAGCTTACGAAACAGGGCCATTACGTGGCGATCATTACGCCATCGCGCGGCAAAAAATTCGATAACCTTTTTAAATATAGGGTTGAAAGATTAAATCCGATGCTCACGAGGTTCTTATTGGCTAATTTTTCACTCGGGAAACTATATGTCGAAAGAAAGCTATCCAGCCTTCAGAAGAAATACGGTTTTGACCTCTGGCAGGTGACTATAGGGTACCCGCTTGGTGCTGCGGCGGTCGATTTTTTCAATAGAAATAAGATCCCATGCATCTTGCGCTGCGTTGGCGAAGACATACAGGTCTATCCATCACTTAGATATGGCTACAGATTAAGAAGGGGTGTGGATAAAGTTGTGAGGGAGAAATACAAAGAATTCAGCGCCCTAATAGCCGCAAGCAGATCCATGAAAGAGGACTTTTTGTCGTTAGGGGTGCCCGCAGAGAAGATAAACGTCATACCTAACGGCGTAGATTGCGCGCAGTTTCAGAACACCAGAACGAGAGACGAAGTCAGGAAGGCATTAGGTATAGGCGATGGACAGAAATTGCTTTTGACCGTGGGCCGCAATCATCCTAAAAAAGGTTTTGATCAAATTTTGCCGGTAGCCCTGATACTGAGCCAAAGATATGCGAATTTTAAATGGCTTTTGATCGGTAAAAACTGCAGCGAAATAAAAGAAGAAGCCCAGAAGGAAGGTTTAGGCGGCTATTTTATTGTTAAAGAAGTCAAGGCAAAGATTTCGCCGACAGGTGGACTTGAGATACCGAGCGAGGAATTGGTTGGTTATTACAAAGCGGCCGATATATTCGTTTTTCCGACATACATAGAATTATTCGCCAAGGTCTTGATAGAAGCCATGGCGGCAGGTCTTGCGATCGTGACTACGGATGCTCCGGGAGTCAACGAAATGATAGACCACGGCATAAACGGCTTGAAAAGCAAAGCAAAAGATGCCGCGGGCATAGCCGAATCGATCATGAAAGTGGTTTCCGATGAGACGCTCAAAAAGAAGCTTTCGGAAAATGCGCTTTCAGCGTCAAAGGGATATGACTGGAATTTGGTAGTAGGCCGTTATACTGAATTATATAAAACACTTGCTAACTGATATGAAAAGAATAAAAATCGCACACTTAATAACGGATCTTGATATAGGCGGAGCGGAGCTTATGCTTCTTAAGGTCCTGCGCAATTCTGATAGAAAGCTATATGACCATTTTGTCATTTCACTTAAGTCAAAAGGCAAAGTGGCAAAAGGGATAGAAGATATCGGGGTGTGGGTTATAAATCTTGATGTAAAATGGTACAACTTCCCTTTAGGCCTTATAAAGCTATGTGCCATTCTCAAAAAGGAAAAACCGGCTATTTTGCATAATTATCTCTTTCATGCTGATCTTGCCGGTCGGATATGCGGCAGGATATCCGGGGTGCCGGCCATAGTCTCTTCTTTGAGAAGCGTTGACGTAGGAAGCGGCTTCCGCGAGATATTGCTAAGGACTACTGACGGCCTTGTGGATGCCGTTACGGCAGTATCTAAAAAAGTGGCGCAGGAACATATAAACAAACGGACGACAAAAGAAGCTAAGGTAAGAATCATATATAACGGACTTGAACTTGATAATAGTAATAAGAGCGGCAGGAAAGATGAACTTAGAGGCAAAGAGGGCATAGCCCCCGGAGAATTTCTAATCCTGTCAGTCGGTAATCTCAGGCCCGTAAAAGGGTATTCGTTTATTTTTGATGCGGTTAAGGTATTGCAGGAAAAGGGCAAGGATGTGAAACTGGTTATCGTCGGCGGAGGAGATTATAAAAAAGCGCTGGAGGCAGAAATCACGCATAAGGGCGTTTCCGGTAAAGTGATGTTCGCCGGCGAAAGGGAAGACGTATCGAATTTTTTAAGTATGGCAGATGCTTTCGTGATGGCATCTTTGTGGGAGGGAATGCCGAACGCGCTTCTCGAAGCTATGGCAGCGGGGTTGCCAGTAATAGCGACTAGAGTTGGCGGGATACCGGAAGTAGTGTGCGATAATAAAAATGGTATTTTAGTAGAACCTAAAGACGGAAAGGCCTTGGCGGAGGCGATAGAGCGGATAATGAAAAATGAGGTATTACGGAAGCGGCTGGGTG belongs to Candidatus Omnitrophota bacterium and includes:
- a CDS encoding glycosyltransferase family 4 protein, with amino-acid sequence MKIGYLISSYLPKIGGAEAFTHNMATELTKQGHYVAIITPSRGKKFDNLFKYRVERLNPMLTRFLLANFSLGKLYVERKLSSLQKKYGFDLWQVTIGYPLGAAAVDFFNRNKIPCILRCVGEDIQVYPSLRYGYRLRRGVDKVVREKYKEFSALIAASRSMKEDFLSLGVPAEKINVIPNGVDCAQFQNTRTRDEVRKALGIGDGQKLLLTVGRNHPKKGFDQILPVALILSQRYANFKWLLIGKNCSEIKEEAQKEGLGGYFIVKEVKAKISPTGGLEIPSEELVGYYKAADIFVFPTYIELFAKVLIEAMAAGLAIVTTDAPGVNEMIDHGINGLKSKAKDAAGIAESIMKVVSDETLKKKLSENALSASKGYDWNLVVGRYTELYKTLAN
- a CDS encoding glycosyltransferase; protein product: MKRIKIAHLITDLDIGGAELMLLKVLRNSDRKLYDHFVISLKSKGKVAKGIEDIGVWVINLDVKWYNFPLGLIKLCAILKKEKPAILHNYLFHADLAGRICGRISGVPAIVSSLRSVDVGSGFREILLRTTDGLVDAVTAVSKKVAQEHINKRTTKEAKVRIIYNGLELDNSNKSGRKDELRGKEGIAPGEFLILSVGNLRPVKGYSFIFDAVKVLQEKGKDVKLVIVGGGDYKKALEAEITHKGVSGKVMFAGEREDVSNFLSMADAFVMASLWEGMPNALLEAMAAGLPVIATRVGGIPEVVCDNKNGILVEPKDGKALAEAIERIMKNEVLRKRLGENAKSYIKENFDIKRTVAETEKLYKEIASLRSQ